A genome region from Manis javanica isolate MJ-LG chromosome 3, MJ_LKY, whole genome shotgun sequence includes the following:
- the SERP1 gene encoding stress-associated endoplasmic reticulum protein 1, protein MVAKQRIRMANEKHSKNITQRGNVAKTSRNAPEEKASVGPWLLALFIFVVCGSAIFQIIQSIRMGM, encoded by the exons ATGGTCGCCAAGCAGCGAATTCGTATGGCCAACGAGAAGCACAGCAAAAACATCACCCAGCGCGGCAACGTCGCCAAGACCTCG AGAAATGCCCCCGAAGAGAAGGCGTCTGTAGGACCCTGGTTATTGGCTCTCTTCATTTTTGTTGTCTGTGGTTCTG CAATTTTCCAGATTATTCAAAGTATCAGGATGGGCATGTGA